GGAGTGCCAACAGTTTTCTTTTGAAGAGCTACTGTCACATTACTTTCCAAAAGGGTGGAGCGTCCTTCTCAGCCCTGCAGGAAGGCAGGCGCCCCCGCAGACATCCCGGGGGCCCCGCGGCGTCAATCTCTGagggctgtgggggtggggcaggagcagTCACTGCGTTTGGATTGGCACGATCCTGGTTAGTGGTGAGACATGGTCTGTCACATATGTCTCTGGGTTATCAGGctgtccttcccctcccttcatcTTAGTCCGGCGTCTCTGGGCACCGCTTTTTGGGTAGGCGGCGACGGGGAAACCTGTTCCCTGAGGGGGGTGAGGACTCGAGGCTGTGCGAGCAGCTTCTTGGGCCACTGTCTCCGCGAACCTGTACCCTGAGGGCCATGGCCTTTCCCAAGGTCAAGACGCCGCAGGTGCCGGCTGTCTGGGCCACCGCCAGCTGGCGCCTCCCGCGCGCGCCTTCCTTCCGCACCCAGATCGCCCTGGAGATGCCCGAGGGCACCTTGAGAAGGTCAGCGGCTCCTGGCCAGCGCCGGGTGGGAGTAGAGCCTGAGCACGACACGCTGTGGAACTTGGATGCTCTGAAGACCTCTCCCTGCGGCCACCTCGGGACCCACGCGACGAGCGAGGGCAGGGGCCCAGGGTGCAGTTCTGACCAGTCCTGGTGTCCTCAATTGCCAGATGGCTCTGGGGCCTTAGTTTCCCGCCCGGAggcggagtgggggtggggatggtggtCCAGGACCTCCCAGGGCCTGAGCTCAGTATTTGGACCACTGGAGGGTGCTAGGTGGAATGCGCTGGGGGCGGGGGAAGAGGGGGCCATGAGaggggaccaccaagaggggcgcTTGGGGGGTGTCAGGGCTTCGGGCAGGGGACAAAGCTTCGGCACCACCCCGCCTCCAGGGCCAATGGAATGAATGGGCTATAAATAGCAGCCAATGGGCGGTCCGCGTGGCGCCCCTTAAGAGCCTCGGGAGCGCTGAGCAGCCGCTGTTCGCCTGCGCCGCGCCCGGATTCCTCGCAGCTGAACCCGTGTTCCACCCGGCTGCCCGGTGAGTGGGCCCCGAGCCTGGCTGGGATGCAGGGATGCGGAGGGGCTTGGGGCAGTGGAGGGTCTCGGGAACACCGAGGGACTCGGGAACGCCGGGCATCACCGCTCCTGGCGCGCCGGGTGGGAGCCCAGGCTAAGCCTGCGTCCCCGGTACCCGCGTCCAACTTCCAGCTGGGGCGCTACTGTCCCCGGTGACCTTGGCCGCGTCCTGGCGACGGTGGGGACCACTGGTGGGCTCTAAGACGCGGGACGGTCGGCTGGGCGCCGCTGATGCCCCTCTCCCgcagcccgccgccgccgccgccatgcCCTTCTCCAACAGCCACAACGAGCTGAAGCTGCGCTTCCCGGCCGAGGATGAGTTCCCCGACCTGAGCGGCCACAACAACCACATGGCCAAGGTGCTGACCCCCGAGCTGTACGCCGAGCTGCGCGCCAAATGCACGCCGAGCGGCTTCACGGTGGACGACGTCATCCAGACCGGCGTGGACAACCCCGGTACGAAACCCGAGCGCGGCCCGGCGGCCCTCGAGGGTCAGCGGCTCGGCCCTTGGGGTCCCTGCAACCTCTTCTCCGCAGCACTGCGGCTCGCCGTACGCAGTGACGTCAGTGCCccatcctgccctgccctcaggCCACCCTTACATCATGACCGTGGGCTGCGTGGCGGGCGACGAGGAGTCCTACGATGTCTTCAAGGAGCTTTTTGACCCCATTATCGAGGATCGTCACGGGGGCTACAAGCCCAGCGATGAGCACAAGACCGACCTAAACGCCGACCACCTCCAGGTGCGGGGTCGGGGCGCGGGTGGAGGGCGCGCGGTCCGGTGGGAGGTAGGTGCCTGTGCGGCACTCACCGCACCCGCTCGCTCGCCTCCTAGGGTGGCGACGACCTGGACCCCAACTATGTGCTGAGCTCGCGGGTCCGCACCGGACGCAGCATCCGCGGCTTCTGCCTCCCCCCGCACTGCAGCCGCGGGGAGCGCCGCGCCATAGAGAAGCTGGCAGTGGAAGGTGGGAGTctccctgtctccccccacccacatcACCCTCCGGTGATACCGGAGCGCCGCCTGCTGCTCGGGTTTCCCCGCAGGGCTGGCGCCCAGCCCCCACGCCCACCCAGATCTGGGTCCTCGTTCCCGCTTGAAGCTCCCTACTCCAACCTGGGGTCCCGTGGTGTCACCCTCCCGGGCGGCGGGATGGAGCTAGGGGCGTGTCCAGAGGCAGAGCGTGGCCCCTGAGCCATGGCACCCCCCCTGCAGCCCTGTCCAGCCTGGATGGCGACCTGTCGGGCAGGTACTACGCGCTCAAGAGCATGACGGAGGCGGAGCAACAGCAGCTCATAGACGACCACTTCCTCTTTGACAAGCCTGTGTCGCCGCTGCTTCTGGCCTCTGGCATGGCCCGTGACTGGCCGGACGCCCGCGGCATCTGGTGTGTCCACCCCCCACAGGCCGGTGTCCTCCCTGTCTCCATCTTCTTGCTCACCTACAGGGTGTGGGCCCCCTCCGAGGAGAAGAAAAGGGCAGGTGACCTCGGTTGCGCAGATGCGTAATGGCTCCGCTGTGGCTGCTAGAGGCTTCTCAGTGGGGAGGGCGAGCGATGAGGGAGGACGTGGTAGTCAGCAGCCCCCTTGGGAACTGGAGCTTCTTGTTTTCGTTCCCTCTCACCCGCTCCCGCGAGATGCTGCTAGGTGCCTCGTGACGCAGAAGCTGCCTTCAGACGCCACTCGGCTGGGGGGTAGGGGTGACCTTCAGAGCCCAGACACAGCTCTAGACCTCCAGCCCCTCGCCGCATGaagtgggagggcagagggggtgAAGTGTAGATCACCCGCACATGCGTAGGGGACAGTGCAGCAGGCGCTGCATTGATCACGATTACCCTGTCTTTCCACGCCAACCCCCCCAAGGGTGATGGGCACTGGGGCTTGGCAGGTACCCACACACCTGGGGGTGGGAGGACAGGAACTGGGCGCCAGCAACTGTCAGGTTCGCTGGTCTGGGTTGGGACCCAGGGGTTTGGGGAGGAGCCCCGAGTTTTCAGTCCTGCAGGATGGCCTCGGAGAGCTTCTGTTGGTCGCCCGTCACAGGCACAATGACAATAAGACCTTCCTGGTGTGGATCAATGAGGAGGACCACCTGCGGGTCATCTCCATGCAGAAGGGGGGGAACATGAAGGAGGTCTTCACCCGTTTCTGCACTGGCCTCACCCAGGTCAGTCCTGGCCCACAGCGCAGAGTGAGGGACGGGTCGGAGTGGGGTGCAGGCGCCTGCTCTGCGGTAGTTGCTTAGGAGTACCACCCCTCTCCCCAGATCGAGACACTCTTCAAGTCAAAGAACTATGAGTTCATGTGGAACCCTCACCTTGGCTACGTGCTCACCTGCCCGTCCAACCTGGGCACAGGGCTGCGGGCGGGGGTGCACATCAAGCTACCCCACCTGGGCAAGCATGAGAAGTTCTCCGAGGTGCTCAAGCGGCTGCGGCTGCAGAAGCGGGGCACAGGTGAGAGTGGTGGGAACCAGGGGGCCACGcccacacccctgcccccactgGGCCTGACAGCCAGTTGTCTGGTGTTTGCAGGCGGTGTGGACACGGCTGCTGTGGGTGGGGTCTTCGACGTCTCCAATGCGGACCGGCTGGGCTTCTCGGAGGTGGAGCTGGTGCAGATGGTGGTGGACGGCGTGAAGCTGCTCATTGACATGGAACAGCGGCTGGAGCAGGGCCAGCCCATCGATGACCTGGTGCCCGCCCAGAAGTGAGCCTCCACCGCTGCCACTTCCTAACTTATTGGAGGGCTTGCgtcaccaccccccccaccccaccccacccccgctggcggcccagcccttagccctgCCCTAGACTCCTGCGTGGCCTGTCGTAGAGTTTATTTTTGGATTGCTAAAATGTCGCTGATGCTGAAATAAACTAGGGTTTTTGCCTGCCTCTTTCTTCCAGTGGTCTCTCCCCATCGCCTAGTGGGGGAGGTGTGACGGGCTGCGACCTGATTCCTTCcgacactgcccccccccccaataaccaCTATACAACCCGTTGTCAGCCAGCCTGCCCCTTGCTGCCACCCCCAGGTCTCTAAgaactcctccctccccctttcctccaGGGCTCTCCCAACCTTCAGGATCCCCAATGGGGCTCCTGCAGTGCCCTGCCCAGGTTCTTACGTGGCACCAGAAGTTAGGGACTGACAAGTCAGACTGCCACCTGCTGCCTGTGAAAGGTTCTGCACCCACCTCAGCCTCAGGGTTCCTTGCCGACATACTTATCCTTCCTGTGGGCTGCAAGACCCTGAGCTTCTTTACCTTGTTACCCTGGCCTGAGGGTCGGGGCTAGCCCTGCTGAAGGGTGGGCCTCCtggctgggctctgctctggcttGTCCCTCTGCAGGGGTCGCAGGGAGGTCCTTGTTCCCACTGGGGCTTGGGGGGCACTCATGCCAGGCAGTGTCTTATGTCCCTTTGGGCCCTGGGTTGGAAGTTGATTGGGCTTGTCTACCCACCTACCTGTCTCAGGGTACCTCTACAATTGGGCGGTAGCCCCCAGGACCTGCAGACAGGTCAATTCCTGGTGAAGAAATGGCCTTTCTCCTGGATGCAAGAGGGGGTCTTCATGGCACCATGCCAGGGCAGACACCACCAGGAAAAGGGCCTCTGGCACCTGGGTCCCTGCCAGTCAGCCCACCCTCTTCAGCCCCTGCAGTAGGGCTGCAGCCCAAAGGCCCTCCTGGGCCCCAGAAAGCTCTGCCTAGGCTGGAAGCAGTCAGCTTGGGTTGGGGGTACCCTGGGGAGAACGGAGTCCCCTAGTCAGGGTCTTGAGTACTATAGGAGTGGGGTGTCTTTAGCTCCAAGTTGGGCAGGAAggggacctgatgctaggggatggAGGGCCTAACTCACTCTCAGTGACCTTGCTTTGCTAGAACAAGGGCAAGCTGAGCACAGGGACTTTAGCATGCCCTCTAAAGGGGCATGGGTGGGCAGATGCCCAAGCTATTGATAAAGTGATTGAGCTTGGTAATTCACCATCCTGGTGGGGTACAGATCTGTGGGGGCAGTGTGGCTAATTGGGATCAATCCCTTGCAGGGCTGGGTGGGTCTGTGGAGGTGGTGTGGCATGCCAGGCACTGCACGCTGTTTAGCAGCATCCCTGAGGCCTCTACACTCCCCAGGCCAGCAGTACCCCCATCTTGTGACAGCCAAAGTCTCCAGACATGGCTGTGTCCAGCCACCAGTGAGAAGCAATGCGGCTGGGTGACAGGCCCTCTCCAGGGCCCCGTGCACACCCGAGGATGCTGTGACTGTtgtgctgtgcataaagtcaggcACAAGATACCACGTATACAGAGCTCTTGCTCAGAACACCTGGAAGAGGCCCACAAGCCATGGGCAGCTGTGGAT
This genomic stretch from Tenrec ecaudatus isolate mTenEca1 chromosome 14, mTenEca1.hap1, whole genome shotgun sequence harbors:
- the CKB gene encoding creatine kinase B-type, producing MPFSNSHNELKLRFPAEDEFPDLSGHNNHMAKVLTPELYAELRAKCTPSGFTVDDVIQTGVDNPGHPYIMTVGCVAGDEESYDVFKELFDPIIEDRHGGYKPSDEHKTDLNADHLQGGDDLDPNYVLSSRVRTGRSIRGFCLPPHCSRGERRAIEKLAVEALSSLDGDLSGRYYALKSMTEAEQQQLIDDHFLFDKPVSPLLLASGMARDWPDARGIWHNDNKTFLVWINEEDHLRVISMQKGGNMKEVFTRFCTGLTQIETLFKSKNYEFMWNPHLGYVLTCPSNLGTGLRAGVHIKLPHLGKHEKFSEVLKRLRLQKRGTGGVDTAAVGGVFDVSNADRLGFSEVELVQMVVDGVKLLIDMEQRLEQGQPIDDLVPAQK